A section of the Kribbella voronezhensis genome encodes:
- a CDS encoding SGNH/GDSL hydrolase family protein, whose translation MKLIAGFVSAAVVATALLSPTIAQAAAPEYVALGDSYASGVGTRVYTSESGSCQRSTQSYPYLDAARIGAHLTSVACSGARVADVSAKQLTPLNSGVRFVTVQVGGNDAGFSSVITECAQPAWLSNCDGAINTAQATINNTIPSRLNGLYATIRSRATTAKVVVVGYPRLFNGIDCNAATFFSGTEMTRLNQTADLLNAKISAAASAAGFSFVNPTTAFIGHAVCGSPEWINGLSNPISESYHPNSTGHQGFANLVQPQLS comes from the coding sequence ATGAAACTCATCGCCGGCTTCGTCAGCGCGGCAGTCGTCGCCACCGCGCTCCTCAGCCCGACCATCGCGCAAGCGGCCGCCCCGGAGTACGTCGCCCTCGGCGACTCGTACGCCTCCGGGGTCGGCACCCGGGTCTACACCTCGGAGAGCGGCTCCTGCCAGCGCTCCACCCAGTCCTATCCGTACCTCGACGCGGCCCGGATCGGCGCGCACCTGACCTCGGTCGCCTGCTCCGGCGCCCGGGTCGCCGATGTGTCGGCCAAACAACTCACCCCGCTGAACAGCGGGGTCCGGTTCGTCACCGTGCAGGTCGGCGGCAACGATGCCGGGTTCTCGTCGGTGATCACCGAGTGCGCGCAGCCGGCCTGGCTGAGCAACTGCGACGGTGCGATCAACACCGCGCAGGCAACGATCAACAACACGATCCCGAGCCGGCTGAACGGGCTCTACGCAACCATCCGCAGCCGGGCGACGACGGCGAAGGTGGTCGTGGTCGGTTACCCGCGGCTGTTCAACGGCATCGACTGCAACGCGGCGACCTTCTTCAGCGGCACCGAGATGACCCGGCTGAACCAGACCGCCGACCTGCTTAATGCCAAGATCTCGGCCGCGGCGAGCGCTGCCGGGTTCAGTTTCGTCAACCCGACCACGGCGTTCATCGGCCACGCGGTCTGCGGCAGTCCGGAGTGGATCAACGGCCTGTCGAACCCGATCAGCGAGTCGTACCACCCGAACTCGACCGGCCACCAGGGCTTCGCCAACCTGGTCCAGCCGCAGTTGAGCTGA
- the cbiQ gene encoding cobalt ECF transporter T component CbiQ translates to MSGSVGDGLLVPGDSRIHRLPAQVKIVALFVFVLAVVATPSTAFWAFALYAGMLAGCVLLAGLPALVVLKRLAVETPFVVFALLLPFVATGPRVDVLGLSLSESGVLGSWNVLAKGTLGVVAAIVLSASTGPRDLLAGLERLKLPSTLIAILSFMVRYLSVVSDDLHRMRIARESRGYQGGRAGHLKAVAGGVGALFVRSFERGERVHLAMQSRGYNGRMPLLSQTGAAQAQWLQGLALSLSAVVIAVTARVAGL, encoded by the coding sequence GTGAGCGGGTCGGTCGGCGACGGCCTGCTGGTGCCGGGGGACAGCCGCATCCACCGCCTCCCCGCGCAGGTGAAGATCGTCGCGCTGTTCGTCTTCGTGCTCGCCGTCGTCGCCACCCCGTCCACAGCCTTCTGGGCCTTCGCCCTGTACGCCGGAATGCTGGCCGGCTGCGTTCTGCTCGCCGGACTCCCGGCGCTGGTCGTGCTCAAGCGGCTCGCCGTCGAGACGCCGTTCGTCGTGTTCGCCCTCCTGCTCCCGTTCGTGGCGACCGGCCCGCGGGTCGACGTACTGGGCCTTTCGCTGTCCGAATCGGGCGTGCTCGGCTCCTGGAACGTGCTGGCGAAGGGAACCCTCGGTGTGGTCGCCGCGATCGTGCTCTCGGCCTCGACCGGTCCGCGCGATCTGCTCGCCGGACTGGAACGGCTGAAGTTGCCGTCGACCTTGATCGCGATCCTGTCCTTCATGGTCCGCTACCTGAGCGTCGTGTCGGATGACCTGCACCGGATGCGGATCGCCCGCGAATCGCGCGGCTACCAAGGCGGTCGCGCCGGACATCTCAAGGCCGTCGCCGGGGGAGTCGGCGCCCTGTTCGTCCGCAGCTTCGAGCGCGGCGAGCGGGTGCACCTCGCCATGCAGTCGCGCGGCTACAACGGCCGGATGCCGTTGCTTTCCCAGACCGGTGCCGCGCAGGCGCAATGGTTGCAGGGCCTGGCGCTCTCGCTGAGTGCTGTCGTCATCGCCGTGACTGCGAGGGTGGCCGGCCTGTGA
- a CDS encoding energy-coupling factor ABC transporter ATP-binding protein has translation MSGPSIHVERLVFAYPDGRQALFGVDFTIQRGERVALLGPNGAGKTTLVLHLNGILGSVAGGTGSGRIQVGGSDLHREHLPEVRRKVGLVFQDPDDQLFMPTVRDDVAFGPANLGLRGQELDDRVHEALVQVGMQDHADVAPHHLSYGQRRRVAVATVLAMRPEVLVLDEPSSNLDPASRRELADILNGLDVTLLMITHDLPYALQLCERSLLMDAGRIVADGATRDLLGDADLMAAHRLELPYGFDPLSVPGPEK, from the coding sequence GTGAGCGGTCCCTCGATCCACGTCGAACGTCTGGTCTTCGCCTATCCCGACGGCCGGCAGGCCTTGTTCGGCGTCGACTTCACCATCCAGCGCGGCGAACGGGTCGCCCTGCTCGGCCCGAACGGCGCCGGCAAGACGACGCTCGTGCTGCACCTGAACGGCATCCTGGGTTCAGTCGCGGGCGGCACCGGCAGCGGCCGGATCCAGGTCGGCGGCTCGGACCTCCACCGCGAACACCTGCCCGAGGTACGCCGGAAGGTCGGCCTGGTCTTCCAGGATCCCGATGACCAGCTGTTCATGCCGACCGTGCGCGACGACGTCGCCTTCGGACCCGCGAACCTCGGCCTGCGCGGACAGGAACTGGACGACCGCGTCCACGAAGCGCTGGTCCAGGTCGGGATGCAGGACCACGCCGACGTCGCCCCGCACCACCTGTCCTACGGGCAGCGCCGCCGGGTCGCCGTCGCGACGGTGCTCGCGATGCGCCCCGAAGTACTGGTGCTGGACGAGCCGTCGAGCAACCTGGACCCGGCCAGCCGGCGCGAACTGGCCGACATCCTCAATGGGCTCGACGTCACGCTGCTGATGATCACCCACGACCTGCCGTACGCGTTGCAGCTGTGTGAGCGGAGTCTGCTGATGGACGCCGGCCGGATCGTTGCCGACGGCGCCACTCGCGACCTGCTCGGCGACGCCGACCTGATGGCGGCGCACCGGCTCGAACTGCCCTACGGTTTCGACCCGCTCTCGGTGCCGGGCCCGGAGAAGTAG